The Paramisgurnus dabryanus chromosome 24, PD_genome_1.1, whole genome shotgun sequence genome contains the following window.
TTTCCACTACGATTTCAAACACTGAAAACTGGCTATGCCTTTAAATAGTCCACTATATGAGATCATAAAAAAACTGAGCTTGACTTATATGCACACCGCAGATGTATGTGACACACAGTGTCTAATCTATGACTTTAAGGTGCTTCCTGTACCTTTTGATATAAGTGAGACTTTTCAAGCTCATTCACACAGCTAGGGGGTCTCAAACTATTGAATAGTGACAATATTAGTAGTgtgttttctcaaaaaaaaaaaaaaaaaaaattgcaagaTCATAGGTTACTTGGATTTGTTTTGCATTTATTGCTTGACATGATTAAATTGATTATACAAATGCTGTATCTGTAGGCATAATTTGGTCAGAAAAAAACTGACTTCCTTGACATTACACGGACAGTCTTTGAGTCTTTCAGACGTCTGCAGCAGATCATCTTAAATGCTGTGTGAAAGAAGCGATTTTCATATTCATCTGTTTGAGCCAAACATCAACATGAGGATTATTCAGCTGCAGCTTTGTGAGTTTATTACaggttatatatttaaatgtttttgtaatctgaaggtatttaatttactttttctgtattttttatcTTATAGATGTGTTAATGTTGTGTCAAGCTGCAGTGACTTTAGATCAATTAACAGATTTGGGACAAAATGTGACTATAAACTGTGATCTGGACTCAAATGAAGTTTATTGGATTTTACTGAAACAATCAGATTCTCATACAGTGATACTGCGCTCATTCTCAAACTCACCATCAGCTTTTTACTTTAATAACACATTTCAAAAGAAATATTCAGTGAAATCTAAACATGATTTGGTGATATATAATATTACTGCAGATGAGTTAGGGATTTATTACTGTATGAACACAGGCCCAGGATCTCCAAAACTCAGTAACAGCACAAGACTGCACATCATCGGTAAGCACATTTGCTCATTTATTGATCTAAACATATTAATACATGTGATTATTAACATTAGTGATTCACTTCTTTAGTTTTTTACTGACTTATAACATACATACCTATCTTATTGGTTTATATTGTGctcaaatctttaaaaaaatatttttacagagcCAACTCAACCGACTGAGTTAACTGAAtgtaataaacacacacatgacCCTGTGACCGAGCAAAACTGTACAGAATGGAAGACGTTCAGCCTCATATCTGCTCTGATAATTTGTGTTTTGATCTTTACAGTCATAGGTGAGTACTTATACAGTAATATAAAGTTGTTGtgattaagtaaaaaaaaaacatttattcatgATTTTGGCTATTGtgcatttactttttataatatgtttatttattaaaataattagaTTTAAGAAAGGATAATAACCTTAAACTGATATGATATGACAGCCTtttggatttatttttatttttatgaatttatgGATGTCATATTTAATGAGAGCCTACGGAACATGGAAGTTTTATACTTTTAATTATTCAACAATCAATTGTAAAATAACTacgaaaattataaaaaatatgaaacgcaatgaaaacaataaaacatgaATACAGTTTCTTAGGAATAAAATCATAGATTTTAAAGTCCTAGAATTTATAAAGGTCATGCacatgtaatttttttacagcaatATAATTAAAATTTCTCTGTATTATTTTTAGGactaataaaagtttgtgttacTAAAACTGGATGTTGGATCAGATTTGGAAAACTTCATAACACCGATCAACAGCAGACACAAGTTACAGAACAGCATCAAGACCCAGACCAACTACAGGTAAAAGCATTAAAATCATTACAGAAATTATTGATAATTAGTGTGAATTATTACACCACCAATGCGCTGTGAGATGGATTACTGAATGAAATTTGAATTAATAATCGTTAGCTGAATTTTAGTAATGATTCCTTGTTGATTTTTCAGTATGCGACGATGGACTTTTCCAAACTGCGTAAACATGTTCGTCCAAGCAAAGACAACAGCACATATTCTGCTCTAAAGCTGTCAAGATCAAGAGCACAAGAATATTAATGAGCTCATATTATTGTATAATCTtacttattttaatatttcttgTGGATTTCAATTCATATAATGTATTGACATtattaaattagcatttttatctCTTTAGTTGCTGACTAGATAAcagcaaaaacaaaaagataaattttataaagtataacagaataaaaatgcattgaaaACTGTATAATGCTGTTTTTAACCATAGTGGTCctactgtaaaacattttgtagtttttatggtaaaaaaCTGACAGCTGTGGTTGCCACCGTAAAGACACAGGAAACGTAAACAATTTTgcagttatattttttattttattataaatctgCTTAACACATAGAGATTACCATCATAACACAGTTGGTAAAAT
Protein-coding sequences here:
- the LOC135741246 gene encoding uncharacterized protein, whose product is MLCERSDFHIHLFEPNINMRIIQLQLYVLMLCQAAVTLDQLTDLGQNVTINCDLDSNEVYWILLKQSDSHTVILRSFSNSPSAFYFNNTFQKKYSVKSKHDLVIYNITADELGIYYCMNTGPGSPKLSNSTRLHIIEPTQPTELTECNKHTHDPVTEQNCTEWKTFSLISALIICVLIFTVIGLIKVCVTKTGCWIRFGKLHNTDQQQTQVTEQHQDPDQLQYATMDFSKLRKHVRPSKDNSTYSALKLSRSRAQEY